The following are encoded in a window of Spea bombifrons isolate aSpeBom1 chromosome 2, aSpeBom1.2.pri, whole genome shotgun sequence genomic DNA:
- the KRT18 gene encoding keratin, type I cytoskeletal 18 — protein sequence MSYSRSVYSSTSTVGTGAYRPLSSAPRFVPGSSSASVHAGAGGSGARISVSRVSTVGSGFGGSGFGGSGFGGGYGAVNLIGGVQNEKETMQDLNDRLASYLERVRSLESANQKLEVQIRQHMEKKGPSKDYSPYYKTLEDLRKLVFDSTVENSQLVLQIDNARLAADDFRVKYEAELAIRQSVEADIGGLRKVIDDTNINRLNLENEIESLKEELIFLKKNHQDDVKELQAQIAGSAVSVEVDAPNTQDLGKVMAEIRAQYDVLAQKNREDAEKWYQSKVEEHTVQITQDTQELQSARTTVTEIKRTLQSLEIELDSLRNQKANLEGTLAETENHYVMQLEMLGGNVLSLEAELSQVRSDCQRQQQEYQVLLNIKMKLEAEIQTYRRLLEGDDLDLQDAVTASTTQTVKKVITTTQKIVDGKVVSESNDTHVLKS from the exons ATGAGTTACTCTCGCTCTGTGTATTCTTCCACCTCTACCGTAGGAACGGGCGCTTACCGTCCCTTGAGCTCTGCTCCCCGGTTTGTACCAGGGAGCAGCTCTGCCAGTGTCCATGCTGGAGCAGGGGGTTCAGGGGCCCGGATCTCAGTGTCCAGGGTATCCACAGTGggatctgggtttggcggatccGGGTTTGGCGGATCCGGGTTTGGCGGGGGCTACGGTGCTGTAAATCTGATTGGAGGGGTCCAGAATGAGAAGGAGACCATGCAGGACCTCAACGATCGTCTGGCATCCTACCTGGAGAGGGTGCGCAGCTTAGAATCAGCCAACCAGAAACTGGAGGTGCAGATCCGTCAGCATATGGAAAAGAAGGGCCCCTCCAAGGATTATAGCCCGTACTACAAAACTCTGGAAGACCTAAGGAAACTG GTGTTTGATAGCACAGTTGAGAACTCTCAGCTGGTTCTGCAGATTGATAACGCACGCCTGGCTGCCGACGACTTCAGAGTAAA GTATGAAGCTGAGCTGGCAATCCGTCAGTCCGTTGAAGCTGATATTGGAGGACTGCGTAAGGTCATAGATGATACCAACATAAACAGACTGAACCTGGAGAATGAGATTGAATCCCTGAAGGAGGAGCTAATATTCCTGAAGAAGAACCACCAAGAT GATGTTAAAGAACTTCAGGCACAGATTGCTGGCTCTGCAGTTAGTGTTGAGGTAGATGCTCCCAACACTCAAGACCTTGGCAAAGTTATGGCAGAAATCCGGGCACAATACGATGTACTAGCACAGAAGAACCGTGAAGATGCAGAGAAATGGTATCAGtcaaag GTGGAAGAGCATACAGTTCAGATCACACAGGATACCCAAGAACTTCAATCTGCAAGGACCACTGTTACAGAGATTAAACGTACCCTACAGTCACTGGAAATAGAGCTTGATTCCCTGCGCAACCAG AAAGCCAACCTTGAAGGTACATTAGCTGAAACAGAAAATCATTATGTAATGCAGCTGGAAATGCTTGGTGGAAACGTACTATCTCTGGAAGCAGAACTATCTCAAGTGCGCAGTGATTGTCAGCGACAACAACAGGAGTACCAGGTTCTGCTCAACATCAAGATGAAGCTGGAGGCAGAAATCCAAACATACAGACGCCTCCTCGAGGGAGATGACCTTGA TCTACAAGATGCAGTCACAGCCTCAACAACACAGACGGTGAAGAAAGTCATCACAACCACACAGAAGATAGTAGATGGAAAAGTTGTTTCAGAAAGCAATGACACACACGTTCTGAAGTCCTAA